Proteins encoded together in one Ignavibacteria bacterium window:
- a CDS encoding DUF354 domain-containing protein, with translation MHYLFELNHPKHFHQFKNLFDQIIRNKDSFDVIARDKDVLLALIKENKIPFYIFGKRGNTIISKLFSVPKTLYDYYRIVKKIKPDVVISKASPFAAIIGRLLKIPTVITPDSEVVFLNQLVAPLSSLTITQRSFNRRLSKNQKYISGFFETTYLHPNYFRPMKNEIAEENLEDGEKYFIIRFIGWDANHDVNQFGFSTKQKIDLVKCLEKYGRVIITSEKNLPVELDKYIMRISPSKIHHLLSFAHLYVGDSQSMATEAAILGTPSIRYNSFVGKNDMSNFNLLQEKYNLLINCCSFEDVINYSEKIIRNSNARKKWKEKANTYFKEVGDTNKEMLKLINAVLKKK, from the coding sequence TTGCATTACCTTTTTGAATTAAATCATCCCAAGCATTTTCATCAATTTAAGAATCTATTTGATCAAATTATTAGAAATAAAGATTCTTTCGATGTGATTGCTCGTGATAAAGACGTTTTACTGGCTCTCATTAAAGAAAATAAAATTCCATTTTACATTTTTGGTAAACGTGGGAATACTATTATTAGTAAACTCTTTAGTGTTCCAAAAACTTTGTATGACTATTATAGAATAGTTAAAAAAATAAAACCTGATGTTGTAATTAGCAAAGCTTCGCCTTTTGCGGCTATTATTGGTCGTTTATTAAAAATACCAACAGTGATAACACCCGATTCTGAAGTTGTTTTTCTTAATCAATTAGTTGCACCACTAAGCTCGCTAACAATTACCCAAAGAAGTTTTAACAGACGTTTGAGTAAAAATCAAAAATATATAAGCGGTTTTTTTGAAACCACATACTTACATCCCAATTATTTCCGGCCTATGAAAAATGAAATAGCAGAAGAAAACTTAGAAGATGGAGAAAAATATTTTATTATTCGATTTATTGGTTGGGATGCTAATCACGATGTAAATCAATTTGGGTTTTCTACTAAACAAAAAATAGATCTTGTGAAATGTTTAGAAAAATATGGACGAGTTATTATTACATCCGAAAAAAATTTACCTGTCGAATTGGATAAATATATAATGAGAATTTCTCCATCAAAAATACATCATCTTTTAAGTTTTGCGCACTTATACGTTGGAGATTCACAATCAATGGCTACAGAAGCTGCAATTCTTGGTACTCCTTCAATACGTTACAATTCATTTGTCGGTAAGAATGATATGTCAAATTTCAATTTATTACAAGAAAAATATAATTTGTTAATAAATTGTTGTTCCTTTGAAGATGTGATCAATTATTCAGAAAAAATAATAAGGAACTCAAATGCTAGAAAGAAATGGAAAGAAAAAGCTAATACATACTTCAAAGAAGTTGGTGATACGAATAAAGAAATGCTAAAGCTAATAAACGCCGTATTGAAAAAAAAATGA
- a CDS encoding acyltransferase, which translates to MEIGNGVAITTGVMILTHQRDLSDYKIGMYAMHCPFKEGKVIIKDGAHIGIGAIIMPGVTIGEGAIVGANAVVNKDVPPYSLAVGVPAKVIKTFGV; encoded by the coding sequence GTGGAGATTGGGAATGGAGTAGCAATAACAACCGGTGTGATGATATTAACTCATCAAAGAGATTTATCAGATTACAAAATTGGTATGTATGCTATGCATTGCCCATTTAAAGAAGGAAAAGTAATTATTAAAGATGGGGCGCATATAGGTATTGGTGCTATTATTATGCCAGGAGTGACGATTGGTGAAGGTGCAATAGTTGGTGCTAATGCGGTTGTAAATAAGGATGTACCCCCATACTCATTAGCTGTTGGAGTCCCGGCAAAAGTGATAAAAACATTCGGAGTGTAA
- the wecB gene encoding UDP-N-acetylglucosamine 2-epimerase (non-hydrolyzing), whose translation MKILSVVGARPQFIKLAPLSNELRKFHKEIIVHTGQHFDKEMSELFFYDLSIPKPKYNLDINSGNHGEQTGRMLVELESIVVKETPDIIIIFGDTNSTLAGSLVASKLHIPVVHVEAGLRSFNKSMPEEINRIVADHTSNYLFAPTKTAVDNLLKENLSSKSFLTGDIMVDAHLSAVEKAANLNSLDKYFVEIDKYYLLTLHRPYNVDNPKYLSSIFAELGKLNAKILFPVHPRTRSIIDQNSITFPKNIILTKPVGYLEFVELQSKCKKIITDSGGIQKEAYILKKPCVTLRSETEWVETVNSGWNLLINPTNEKNYSEKINLFMPAADHPSIFGKNVAQKMAEIINKI comes from the coding sequence ATGAAAATATTATCAGTAGTAGGTGCTCGTCCTCAATTTATAAAATTAGCGCCCCTTTCGAATGAATTAAGGAAGTTCCACAAAGAAATTATTGTGCATACCGGTCAGCATTTTGATAAAGAAATGTCTGAGTTATTCTTTTATGATTTAAGTATACCAAAACCTAAATATAATTTGGATATTAATTCTGGTAACCATGGCGAACAAACCGGCAGAATGTTAGTCGAATTGGAATCCATAGTCGTAAAAGAAACTCCTGATATTATTATTATTTTTGGAGATACTAATTCGACATTAGCTGGGTCTTTAGTGGCCTCTAAATTACATATTCCAGTAGTTCATGTTGAAGCTGGTTTAAGAAGTTTTAACAAGTCTATGCCCGAAGAAATCAATAGAATAGTTGCAGATCACACCTCAAATTATTTATTTGCTCCTACTAAAACAGCTGTGGATAATCTGTTAAAAGAAAATCTCTCTAGTAAATCATTTCTTACCGGTGATATTATGGTTGATGCTCATTTGTCAGCGGTTGAAAAGGCAGCCAATCTTAATTCTTTAGATAAATATTTTGTTGAAATTGATAAGTATTACCTATTGACACTTCATCGTCCATATAACGTTGATAATCCTAAATATCTTTCTTCTATTTTTGCAGAATTAGGTAAACTAAATGCAAAAATTCTCTTTCCTGTTCATCCTCGGACAAGAAGTATAATAGATCAGAATTCTATTACTTTTCCGAAAAATATTATTTTAACTAAACCTGTTGGTTATTTAGAATTTGTCGAACTTCAATCGAAATGTAAAAAGATAATAACAGATTCCGGAGGCATCCAAAAAGAAGCATATATTCTTAAAAAACCCTGCGTTACTCTTCGCTCTGAAACTGAATGGGTGGAAACAGTAAATTCCGGTTGGAATTTATTGATAAATCCAACTAATGAAAAGAATTATTCTGAAAAAATAAATTTGTTTATGCCAGCTGCTGATCACCCCAGTATTTTTGGTAAGAATGTTGCACAAAAAATGGCAGAAATAATAAATAAAATTTAA